One Pyrus communis chromosome 4, drPyrComm1.1, whole genome shotgun sequence genomic region harbors:
- the LOC137730948 gene encoding tetraspanin-8-like, with translation MRISNNLVGLLNFITFLLSIPIVVAGVWLSKQGSTECEKFLDKPIIILGGFLMLVSLAGLIGACCRVSWLLWVYLLVMFLLIVVLFAVTIFAFAVTNKGAGKVLSGKGYKEYRLGDYSQWLQKRVNSTKNWNKIKSCLIDSKVCSSFKDKYANETLQAFYSENLSALQAGCCKPSDDCGFTYEGPISWTSNGTTVSSNPDCSAWQNNEKVLCFNCQSCKAGLLDNIKSNWKKTAIVNIVFLIFLIVVYSVGCCAFRNSRRDNEYWKQ, from the exons ATGAGGATAAGCAACAACCTGGTGGGTCTCCTCAACTTCATAACGTTCCTGCTGTCGATTCCGATCGTGGTGGCCGGAGTATGGCTGAGCAAGCAAGGCAGTACCGAGTGCGAGAAGTTCCTAGACAAGCCCATCATCATCCTCGGCGGATTCCTCATGCTGGTGTCGCTGGCCGGCCTAATTGGCGCCTGCTGCCGCGTCTCGTGGCTGCTGTGGGTCTACCTCCTCGTCATGTTCCTCCTCATCGTGGTCCTCTTCGCCGTCACCATCTTCGCCTTCGCCGTCACCAACAAAGGCGCCGGAAAAGTACTTTCCGGGAAAGGGTACAAGGAGTACAGGCTCGGGGACTACTCGCAGTGGCTGCAGAAGAGGGTTAACAGCACCAAGAACTGGAACAAGATCAAGAGCTGTCTCATTGACAGCAAGGTCTGCTCTAGTTTCAAGGACAAGTATGCCAATGAAACACTCCAGGCCTTCTATTCTGAGAACCTGTCAGCGCTTCAG GCCGGTTGCTGTAAGCCATCAGATGATTGTGGATTTACTTACGAAGGCCCCATCTCCTGGACCAGCAACGGTACTACCGTTTCCTCCAACCCTGACTGCAGTGCGTGGCAGAATAATGAGAAGGTTCTGTGCTTCAACTGTCAGTCGTGCAAGGCTGGACTGCTGGACAACATAAAAAGTAATTGGAAGAAGACGGCGATTGTCAACATTGTCTTCCTCATCTTCCTGATTGTGGTGTATTCAGTTGGATGCTGCGCGTTTAGGAACAGCAGGAGGGACAATGAATATTGGAAACAGTAA